Proteins from one Zavarzinia compransoris genomic window:
- a CDS encoding phage tail tube protein, whose amino-acid sequence MFQFKNKLLLLKPETVYGTDPTPTAAVDAFETEELSIQIMSQKVERNIDAGVDGNMGFLPVGAHVQVSFKVALAGSGVAGTAPAYAAALLACRMTEVITAATSAVYTPAAGTGSSAGLYFYHGGWRLKVLGWRGSWKVSGSALGLPMLEFTGLGLWGGRADTALPSTTLPSFIQPWEISKANTAVTLHGVPLNTKQFTVDCGLSPKYRNLTEQEVITSFTRKAVGSLQFDAVTLATKDWQATAAARTRDALSIVHGTTTGNIVTIAAPKVQVEMPTWSNDDDVLSESLNLVLCPTTGNDELSLSFT is encoded by the coding sequence ATGTTCCAGTTCAAAAACAAGTTGCTTCTGCTGAAGCCCGAGACGGTCTACGGCACGGACCCGACCCCGACAGCGGCGGTCGACGCCTTCGAAACCGAAGAGCTGTCGATCCAGATCATGAGCCAGAAGGTCGAACGCAACATCGACGCCGGCGTGGACGGCAACATGGGCTTTCTGCCTGTCGGGGCACACGTCCAGGTCAGCTTCAAGGTGGCACTGGCCGGATCGGGCGTCGCCGGTACCGCGCCGGCCTACGCCGCTGCGCTGCTTGCCTGCCGGATGACGGAGGTCATCACGGCTGCGACCTCGGCCGTCTACACGCCCGCCGCCGGCACGGGCAGCAGCGCGGGGCTTTATTTCTATCACGGCGGCTGGCGGCTGAAGGTGCTCGGCTGGCGGGGCTCGTGGAAGGTCTCGGGCTCGGCGCTGGGTCTGCCGATGCTGGAATTCACCGGGCTCGGGCTCTGGGGCGGTCGCGCCGATACCGCCCTGCCCAGCACCACCCTGCCCAGCTTTATCCAGCCGTGGGAAATCTCGAAGGCCAACACCGCCGTCACCCTCCACGGGGTGCCGCTCAATACCAAGCAGTTCACCGTCGACTGCGGTCTCAGCCCGAAATACCGCAATCTCACCGAGCAGGAGGTTATCACCTCCTTCACGCGGAAGGCGGTCGGGAGCCTCCAGTTCGACGCCGTAACGCTTGCGACAAAGGATTGGCAGGCAACGGCAGCCGCCCGCACCCGTGATGCCCTCTCGATCGTCCATGGCACCACGACGGGCAATATCGTCACCATTGCCGCCCCCAAGGTGCAGGTCGAAATGCCGACTTGGAGCAATGACGACGATGTGCTGAGCGAAAGCCTGAACCTGGTGCTTTGCCCCACCACCGGCAACGACGAGCTGTCGCTGTCCTTCACCTAA
- a CDS encoding phage tail terminator protein, translating into MIDAVIARLRAQAMPPLRLVEGMAEIESLNGAQPRAMPAAFVTPLSERAEPAGNTLRLRQKVTVHFGVVLICRNVSDLGRGGSALVELKPVRAAVLSALYGWGETAGVTQSPIQFSEGIVIDAHAGLVAWQDTYVTTLYHQQA; encoded by the coding sequence ATGATTGACGCCGTGATCGCCCGCCTGCGCGCCCAGGCGATGCCGCCGCTGCGCCTGGTCGAGGGCATGGCCGAAATCGAAAGCCTCAACGGGGCTCAGCCGCGCGCGATGCCGGCCGCCTTCGTGACGCCGCTGTCGGAGCGGGCCGAGCCGGCGGGCAATACCCTGCGGCTCCGCCAGAAGGTGACCGTGCATTTCGGTGTGGTCCTTATCTGCCGCAATGTCTCGGACCTCGGCCGAGGAGGCTCGGCGCTTGTCGAGCTGAAGCCGGTGCGGGCGGCCGTCCTCTCCGCTCTCTATGGCTGGGGCGAGACGGCGGGAGTTACCCAATCGCCCATTCAGTTTTCCGAGGGCATCGTGATCGACGCGCACGCCGGGCTGGTCGCCTGGCAGGACACCTACGTGACAACCCTTTACCACCAGCAGGCCTGA